Proteins from one Pirellulales bacterium genomic window:
- a CDS encoding alpha/beta hydrolase — MAYLTKRRVWQAARLLLIAYLLVIVLMMFLEESLLYFPTKYPDGDWNPPGLVFEDAWFQAADGARLHGWFVPCDHPRAVALFAHGNAGNLSHRADLFIQLHRLGIAVLAFDYRGYGRSSGVPTESGIIADGRAARTWLAQRAGIPESEIVLMGESLGGAVAVQLAAESPARGLVLENTFTSAPDVAAFHYPWLPVKQLMRTRFDSAAAIGKYHGPLLQFHGDADTIVPFALGRKLFDAANQPKQWVVIPGSDHNDPRTPAFFQALDQFIANLPSTEPKAR; from the coding sequence GTGGCTTATCTGACCAAGCGACGAGTCTGGCAAGCGGCGCGCCTGTTGCTGATCGCTTATTTGCTGGTTATCGTGCTGATGATGTTCCTCGAAGAATCGCTGCTTTACTTTCCGACGAAGTATCCTGACGGCGATTGGAATCCGCCGGGCCTAGTGTTTGAAGATGCTTGGTTTCAGGCGGCCGATGGCGCCCGCCTGCACGGCTGGTTTGTGCCGTGCGATCATCCGCGGGCCGTGGCCCTGTTTGCCCACGGTAACGCCGGCAACCTTAGCCATCGGGCAGATTTGTTCATTCAACTGCATCGGCTGGGCATTGCCGTGTTGGCGTTCGATTATCGCGGTTACGGCCGCAGCTCCGGCGTGCCGACCGAATCTGGAATCATCGCCGATGGCCGGGCCGCCCGCACGTGGTTGGCCCAGCGGGCCGGCATTCCGGAAAGCGAAATCGTGCTGATGGGCGAATCGCTGGGCGGCGCGGTCGCTGTGCAATTGGCGGCCGAATCGCCGGCCCGCGGCTTGGTTCTGGAAAACACTTTCACCAGTGCGCCCGACGTGGCCGCTTTCCATTACCCTTGGCTGCCGGTAAAGCAGTTGATGCGAACCCGCTTCGACTCGGCGGCCGCCATCGGCAAATATCATGGCCCGCTATTGCAATTCCACGGCGATGCCGACACCATTGTCCCCTTCGCGCTGGGCCGCAAACTGTTCGATGCCGCCAACCAGCCGAAGCAATGGGTGGTCATCCCCGGCAGCGACCACAACGATCCGCGGACGCCTGCATTCTTTCAGGCGCTGGATCAGTTTATCGCCAACTTGCCGTCCACGGAGCCAAAAGCGCGCTAA
- a CDS encoding DUF1571 domain-containing protein translates to MNKVFGVIIGAVLIAAALMLAYVGIRHHLGWDWNLPRHDSSANGASDHASPVALDNAAHPLDAALELARQVQENIEHNVHDYTATVVKQERYAGQLKPPQFCDIKIRSQPFSVYMKFVAPEDVKGQEALYVAGANDSKLIGHAGSGAAALVGSLWLDPRGPIAMLGQRYPITDMGIATLTKKLIEVGEHDRQYGECYVWRNDQAKVGDRPCISITVMHPQRRSAFIFHIARIFIDKELMVPVHYEAYDWPEQEGGPPLLLESYTYVNLKLNPGLTDADFDPHNPDYHFGLK, encoded by the coding sequence ATGAACAAGGTTTTCGGTGTAATCATTGGCGCCGTGTTGATCGCGGCGGCGCTCATGCTTGCCTACGTGGGCATTCGCCATCATTTAGGCTGGGACTGGAATCTTCCACGGCACGATTCCTCGGCGAATGGCGCCTCTGATCATGCTTCTCCTGTCGCCCTCGATAACGCTGCGCATCCGCTCGATGCCGCACTGGAGCTGGCCCGGCAAGTGCAGGAAAACATCGAGCACAACGTCCACGATTACACCGCCACCGTCGTCAAGCAGGAGCGTTACGCGGGGCAGTTAAAGCCGCCGCAATTTTGCGACATTAAAATCCGCAGCCAGCCCTTCAGCGTGTACATGAAGTTCGTTGCCCCTGAAGACGTCAAAGGGCAGGAAGCCCTTTACGTCGCCGGCGCTAACGATAGCAAGCTCATTGGCCACGCCGGCAGCGGAGCGGCGGCGCTGGTCGGTTCCCTGTGGCTCGATCCACGCGGACCCATCGCCATGCTCGGGCAGCGGTACCCCATCACCGATATGGGAATTGCAACTCTGACTAAAAAGCTGATCGAAGTTGGCGAGCATGATCGCCAATATGGCGAATGTTATGTCTGGAGGAACGATCAGGCGAAAGTCGGCGACCGGCCCTGCATTTCCATCACCGTGATGCACCCCCAGCGGCGCTCGGCCTTCATTTTTCACATCGCCCGAATTTTCATCGACAAAGAGCTGATGGTGCCGGTGCATTACGAGGCCTACGATTGGCCGGAGCAGGAGGGCGGACCGCCGCTGCTATTGGAAAGTTACACTTACGTCAATTTGAAACTCAATCCCGGCCTGACCGATGCCGATTTCGATCCGCACAACCCGGACTACCATTTCGGGCTGAAATAA